The following are encoded in a window of Corynebacterium marinum DSM 44953 genomic DNA:
- a CDS encoding GNAT family N-acetyltransferase, with the protein MTTIRPLRADEQALLAQATVGNVNWAGPRVALDDVLATPSLSHYVASDEGLVAEDGGPVGVVWLRHFPADDPGYGFVDESIPELSIWVAEGHRGMGLGGQLLTEIVALAREKNMPGISLSVDTGNPARHLYERHGFLPAGGGRDPGTLVLRF; encoded by the coding sequence ATGACGACAATCCGACCGTTGCGCGCCGACGAACAGGCACTGCTCGCACAGGCCACCGTGGGCAACGTCAACTGGGCGGGGCCGCGCGTCGCCCTCGACGATGTCCTGGCCACCCCGTCCCTGTCGCACTACGTCGCCTCCGACGAGGGCCTGGTCGCCGAGGACGGCGGGCCGGTGGGCGTGGTGTGGCTGCGCCACTTCCCCGCCGACGACCCCGGGTACGGCTTCGTGGACGAGTCGATCCCGGAGCTGAGCATCTGGGTGGCCGAAGGACACCGGGGAATGGGCCTGGGCGGTCAGCTGCTGACGGAGATCGTCGCGCTGGCACGGGAGAAGAACATGCCGGGCATCAGCCTGAGCGTGGACACGGGCAATCCGGCCCGCCACCTCTACGAACGCCACGGCTTCCTGCCGGCCGGCGGGGGACGGGATCCGGGGACCCTGGTGCTGCGCTTCTGA
- a CDS encoding MMPL family transporter encodes MLTSAPRWVRALLPALFILVWLAGAAVGGPYFGRVNEVSTNDQTLYLPESADASVVQQKLGEFTDSEAIPAVVVFVAEDGLNDAEFGAVAAQLDKAADLPVVAGDVSPPIPSEDGLAAQAFIPLNAGADTGDAVESLAETLREGQPEGVSVYVTGPAGFAADLGAAFAGVDGLLLAVALAAVFIILIVVYRSLLLPIAVLATSMFALCVALLSVWWLAKADILLLSGQTQGILFILVIGAATDYSLLYVARYREELRHTPGTWEATFRAIRGSFEPILASGGTVIAGLLCLLLSDLKSNSTLGPVASIGILFAMASALTFLPALLYAFGRTAFWPRRPAYDPEAGDGAAATTGPWAWVAGRVRRNPRAIWVATTFVLLLGALGATQLQASGVAQSELVLGGSAARDGQRALGEHFPGGSGSPVYALAEQASAAEVARVMWSNDGIDSVTVTAADSPAGTAPVDRDGEIQPLFGAGPAPEPTAVDGQVLLQGTLLPAADSAEAEAVVRDLRAELADVPGEVLIGGVTATAIDTNETAIADRNLIIPIVLLVILFILMLLLRSVIAPVLLVLTTVLSFGTAMGVAALVFNELLGFPGADPAVPLYGFVFLVALGIDYNIFLMTRVREESLKHGTRTGVLRGLTVTGGVITSAGIVLAATFAALSVIPILFLVQLAFIVAFGVLLDTFIVRSLLVPALVHDIGPKVWWPSKLARFEGEADNTAPRPEEELALADRG; translated from the coding sequence ATGCTCACCAGCGCCCCACGGTGGGTCCGGGCACTACTGCCCGCCCTCTTCATTCTTGTCTGGCTTGCCGGCGCCGCAGTCGGCGGCCCGTACTTCGGCAGGGTCAACGAAGTGTCCACCAACGATCAGACGCTCTACCTCCCCGAATCCGCCGACGCATCGGTCGTCCAGCAGAAACTCGGCGAGTTCACCGACAGTGAGGCGATCCCCGCGGTCGTCGTCTTCGTCGCCGAGGACGGCTTGAACGACGCCGAGTTCGGGGCCGTCGCCGCCCAGCTCGACAAGGCTGCGGACCTGCCAGTGGTGGCAGGGGATGTGTCGCCGCCCATCCCCTCCGAGGACGGGTTGGCCGCCCAGGCCTTCATCCCGTTGAATGCCGGAGCCGACACGGGTGACGCCGTCGAATCTCTCGCCGAAACGCTCCGCGAAGGACAACCCGAGGGCGTGTCGGTCTACGTGACGGGCCCGGCCGGCTTCGCGGCCGACCTGGGCGCAGCCTTCGCAGGTGTCGACGGGCTCCTGCTCGCCGTGGCCCTGGCCGCGGTGTTCATCATCCTCATCGTCGTCTACCGCTCCCTCCTGCTGCCGATCGCCGTGTTGGCCACCAGCATGTTCGCCCTGTGCGTGGCCCTGTTGAGCGTGTGGTGGCTGGCCAAGGCGGACATCCTGCTGCTCAGCGGCCAGACCCAGGGAATCCTCTTCATCCTGGTCATCGGCGCCGCCACCGACTACTCGCTGCTCTACGTCGCCCGCTACCGCGAGGAACTCCGGCACACTCCGGGCACATGGGAGGCAACGTTCCGGGCGATACGGGGCTCCTTCGAGCCGATCCTGGCGTCCGGCGGCACCGTCATCGCCGGCCTGCTGTGCCTGCTGCTCAGCGACCTGAAGTCCAACAGCACGCTGGGGCCGGTGGCCTCCATCGGCATCCTCTTCGCCATGGCCTCCGCACTGACCTTCCTGCCGGCCCTGCTCTACGCTTTCGGCCGCACCGCCTTCTGGCCGCGTCGACCCGCCTACGACCCTGAGGCCGGTGACGGTGCAGCCGCCACCACCGGCCCTTGGGCATGGGTGGCCGGCCGGGTCAGGCGCAACCCGCGCGCCATCTGGGTCGCCACCACCTTCGTCCTGCTGCTCGGCGCGCTCGGCGCGACCCAGCTGCAGGCCAGTGGCGTGGCACAGTCCGAGCTCGTGCTCGGCGGATCCGCGGCCCGCGACGGCCAGCGCGCACTCGGCGAGCACTTCCCCGGCGGGTCGGGATCCCCTGTCTACGCCCTCGCCGAGCAGGCGAGCGCCGCCGAGGTGGCCCGCGTCATGTGGAGCAACGACGGCATCGACTCCGTGACGGTGACCGCTGCGGATTCGCCCGCGGGCACCGCGCCGGTCGACCGGGACGGCGAGATCCAGCCGCTCTTCGGCGCCGGTCCTGCACCCGAACCGACCGCGGTCGACGGCCAGGTGCTCCTGCAGGGCACCCTGCTCCCCGCCGCAGACTCCGCCGAAGCGGAGGCCGTGGTCCGGGACCTGCGTGCCGAGCTTGCCGACGTCCCCGGCGAGGTCCTGATCGGTGGCGTCACCGCCACCGCCATCGACACCAACGAGACGGCCATCGCCGACCGCAACCTGATCATCCCGATCGTCCTTCTGGTCATCCTCTTCATCCTGATGCTGCTGCTCCGCTCCGTCATCGCGCCGGTGCTGCTGGTGCTGACGACAGTGCTCTCCTTCGGCACCGCCATGGGTGTCGCGGCGCTGGTGTTCAACGAGCTGCTCGGCTTCCCGGGTGCGGACCCGGCCGTCCCGCTCTACGGCTTCGTGTTCCTGGTGGCGCTCGGCATCGACTACAACATCTTCCTGATGACCCGGGTCCGCGAGGAATCCCTCAAACACGGCACACGCACAGGGGTGCTGCGCGGGCTGACCGTCACCGGCGGCGTCATCACCTCCGCCGGCATCGTGCTCGCGGCGACGTTCGCGGCACTGTCGGTCATCCCGATTCTGTTCCTCGTCCAGCTGGCCTTCATTGTCGCCTTCGGCGTGCTCCTGGACACCTTCATCGTCCGCTCGCTGTTGGTCCCCGCGCTGGTCCACGACATCGGCCCGAAGGTCTGGTGGCCGTCGAAGCTGGCCCGGTTCGAGGGGGAAGCGGACAACACCGCACCCCGGCCCGAGGAAGAGCTCGCCCTCGCCGACCGGGGGTGA
- the fdhD gene encoding formate dehydrogenase accessory sulfurtransferase FdhD produces MGRITRDFAVTRVTVEPDGSFSTDTRADSVAGEEPLEVQVNGTTLTTTMRTPGHDVELVHGFLHGEGLITSKQDVVEARYCSGTDSQGRNTYNLLEVALARGVRPPGPEFVRATVTTSACGVCGSTSIEQIMGKRAHPIEPVELDPRVVVSLPEKLRTAQKAFRRTGGIHAAGAFTLEGEPVVIREDIGRHNAADKVIGSLLLDDRLPAKDLILVMSSRASFELVQKAVMAGFPALVAVSAASSLAVDLAREAGMALTGFARGERFNLYSGALRPST; encoded by the coding sequence ATGGGGCGGATCACCCGTGATTTCGCCGTCACCCGCGTCACCGTCGAGCCTGACGGCAGTTTCTCCACCGACACCCGCGCGGACAGCGTGGCGGGGGAGGAGCCGCTGGAGGTGCAGGTCAACGGCACGACTTTGACCACCACGATGCGCACCCCCGGCCACGACGTCGAGCTCGTCCACGGCTTCCTCCACGGCGAGGGCCTGATCACCTCGAAGCAGGATGTGGTGGAGGCCCGTTACTGCTCGGGCACCGATTCCCAGGGCCGGAACACATACAACCTGCTGGAGGTGGCCCTGGCCCGTGGGGTCCGTCCGCCAGGGCCGGAGTTCGTCCGCGCCACGGTCACCACGTCGGCCTGCGGGGTGTGCGGTTCGACGTCCATCGAGCAGATCATGGGCAAGCGCGCCCACCCGATCGAGCCGGTGGAGCTGGATCCCCGGGTGGTGGTTTCGCTGCCGGAGAAGCTGCGCACCGCCCAAAAAGCTTTCCGACGCACCGGCGGCATCCACGCCGCCGGAGCCTTCACCCTCGAAGGCGAACCGGTGGTGATCCGGGAGGACATCGGCCGGCACAACGCCGCCGACAAGGTCATCGGCTCACTGCTTCTCGACGACCGCCTGCCCGCGAAGGACCTGATCCTGGTGATGAGCAGCCGCGCCTCCTTCGAGCTGGTGCAGAAGGCCGTCATGGCAGGATTCCCGGCCCTGGTGGCGGTATCGGCGGCCAGCTCGCTGGCCGTCGACCTGGCCCGCGAGGCCGGAATGGCATTGACCGGTTTTGCCCGCGGCGAGCGTTTCAACCTCTACTCGGGTGCGCTGCGACCTTCGACGTAG
- a CDS encoding MBL fold metallo-hydrolase codes for MKITRRYHSCVELSKGQSSLIIDPGSFQAPDNLAEVDAILVTHIHPDHVDVEALADARRRNPRIAVYGPAQLAEHTGIEFTAVADGDTFTVGDIGVAVLESPHGTVTSNTPLPENLGYLFDGRVLHTGDSFPELAGVEIALVPVSAPWLKMLDVEEFLRTSRPTKFIGVHDGIDNEFGLKLRRGLLTRLAEEHGPEYLPLRPDESVEV; via the coding sequence ATGAAGATCACCCGTCGCTACCATTCCTGCGTGGAACTGTCGAAGGGGCAGTCGAGCCTGATCATCGACCCGGGCTCCTTCCAGGCCCCGGACAACCTCGCCGAAGTGGACGCCATCCTGGTCACCCACATCCACCCCGACCACGTCGACGTCGAGGCGTTGGCCGACGCCAGGCGCCGGAATCCGCGGATCGCGGTCTACGGGCCGGCGCAGTTGGCGGAGCACACCGGCATCGAGTTCACCGCCGTCGCCGACGGGGACACCTTCACCGTCGGAGACATCGGCGTCGCGGTCCTTGAATCGCCGCACGGCACGGTCACCAGCAACACTCCCCTGCCCGAGAACCTGGGTTACCTTTTCGACGGGCGCGTGCTGCACACCGGCGATTCCTTCCCCGAGCTCGCGGGCGTCGAGATCGCCCTCGTGCCGGTCAGCGCGCCCTGGCTGAAAATGCTCGACGTCGAGGAGTTCCTCCGGACCAGCAGGCCGACGAAATTCATCGGCGTCCACGACGGCATCGACAACGAGTTCGGCCTGAAACTGCGCCGCGGGCTGCTGACCAGACTCGCGGAAGAACACGGGCCGGAGTACCTCCCCTTGCGCCCCGACGAGTCCGTCGAGGTGTGA
- a CDS encoding PIG-L deacetylase family protein — protein sequence MTTTGPAPVLPNFDWSEFTRVLVVVAHPDDAEYGLSCAVAMWTRAGVEVSYLLLTHGEAGIRHLDPAEVGPLRAEEQRLACAAVGVGDLTLLNHPDGQLMESMELRRDIAEHIRRFRPDTVVTGNFELEAYGTFNQADHRVAGLMTVDAVRDADNPWVHRDLDLPAHKVSRLLVANPGAPTHRIGVDEQAHLAGVESLKCHKVYFEALPDHPKPEEFISEMLAQPDGGYAVSFRVFEQI from the coding sequence ATGACAACTACCGGCCCGGCCCCCGTCCTGCCGAACTTCGACTGGTCGGAGTTCACACGCGTGCTCGTCGTGGTGGCCCACCCCGATGACGCCGAATACGGCCTTTCCTGTGCGGTGGCGATGTGGACCCGCGCCGGGGTCGAGGTCAGCTATCTCCTGCTCACCCACGGCGAGGCCGGGATCCGCCACCTCGACCCGGCGGAGGTCGGCCCGCTGCGCGCCGAGGAACAGCGTCTGGCCTGCGCGGCCGTCGGCGTGGGGGATCTCACCCTGCTGAACCACCCCGACGGCCAGCTGATGGAGTCGATGGAGTTGCGCCGGGACATCGCGGAGCACATCCGACGGTTCCGGCCGGACACAGTGGTCACGGGGAACTTCGAGCTCGAGGCCTACGGCACCTTCAACCAGGCCGATCACCGGGTGGCCGGCCTCATGACCGTCGACGCCGTCCGCGACGCCGACAACCCGTGGGTCCACCGCGACCTGGACCTGCCGGCCCACAAGGTCAGCCGCCTCCTCGTGGCCAACCCCGGCGCACCGACCCACCGCATCGGTGTCGACGAGCAGGCGCACCTGGCGGGCGTGGAGTCCCTGAAGTGCCACAAGGTGTACTTCGAGGCCCTGCCGGACCATCCGAAACCGGAGGAGTTCATCTCGGAGATGCTCGCCCAGCCGGACGGCGGATACGCCGTCTCCTTCCGGGTCTTCGAGCAGATCTAA
- a CDS encoding metallophosphoesterase family protein yields MLTIAGINRPVDFLTSDQHFGHERMAGVFGREYEGRLDEMNAMMLERWNAVVKPEDTVLHLGDFAMGIRAENLPLTQHLNGTILLMPGNHDSISLLQDPGYAQRQRPLYEEAFDLILPETGDRLVTSAGNEALVSHYPYPFVDSHASPEMRALMPVDDGRTLLVHGHTHEPAVVDGRQFHVGVDAHDFYPVPASVVEEWIDANS; encoded by the coding sequence GTGCTCACCATCGCCGGAATCAACCGCCCGGTCGACTTCCTCACCTCCGACCAGCATTTCGGCCACGAACGCATGGCCGGGGTATTCGGCCGCGAGTACGAGGGTCGGCTGGACGAGATGAACGCGATGATGCTCGAGCGGTGGAACGCCGTGGTGAAACCGGAGGACACCGTCCTACACCTGGGCGACTTCGCGATGGGCATCCGCGCCGAGAACCTGCCGCTGACGCAGCACCTCAACGGCACGATCCTGCTCATGCCCGGCAACCACGACTCAATCTCCCTGCTCCAGGACCCCGGGTACGCGCAGCGCCAGCGCCCGCTCTACGAGGAAGCCTTCGACCTCATCCTCCCCGAGACCGGCGACCGGCTGGTCACCAGCGCAGGCAACGAGGCGCTCGTCTCCCACTACCCCTACCCTTTCGTCGACTCCCACGCCTCGCCCGAGATGCGGGCGCTGATGCCCGTCGACGACGGCCGCACGCTTCTGGTCCACGGGCACACTCACGAACCCGCGGTGGTCGACGGCCGGCAGTTCCACGTCGGCGTGGACGCCCACGACTTCTACCCGGTCCCCGCCTCCGTCGTGGAGGAATGGATCGACGCGAACTCCTGA
- a CDS encoding L,D-transpeptidase produces the protein MTPAQRRASSRRRLIVMAVAASAAAGFVGGAVAAASLLPAEESAASASAEQAVGDIALPGESLAGETPPEVPAAAAEVTEVIEPEPFDYGDCPPAARACVDLDGERAWLQEDGEVTYGAVPIGQGGPGYDTPRASFHVSRKVVDDVSYVFDMAPMPYAVYFTDVGHAFHEGDPEGESHGCVRLAPGDAEIYFNELQVGDLIHIY, from the coding sequence ATGACCCCCGCGCAGCGTCGCGCCAGTTCACGCCGGCGCCTCATCGTCATGGCCGTCGCAGCCTCCGCCGCCGCAGGCTTCGTCGGTGGCGCCGTGGCAGCGGCTTCCCTGCTTCCAGCCGAGGAATCTGCCGCCTCCGCCTCCGCCGAACAGGCCGTCGGCGACATCGCTCTGCCAGGCGAATCCCTCGCCGGGGAAACGCCGCCCGAGGTGCCGGCCGCGGCGGCGGAAGTCACCGAGGTGATCGAGCCCGAACCCTTCGACTACGGCGACTGTCCGCCCGCCGCCCGCGCCTGCGTCGATCTCGACGGGGAGCGGGCCTGGCTGCAGGAGGACGGAGAGGTCACCTACGGCGCCGTCCCCATCGGACAGGGCGGGCCCGGTTACGACACCCCGCGCGCCAGCTTCCACGTCTCACGCAAGGTGGTGGACGACGTCTCCTACGTGTTCGACATGGCGCCGATGCCTTATGCCGTGTACTTCACCGACGTCGGCCACGCCTTCCATGAGGGGGATCCGGAAGGTGAGTCCCACGGTTGCGTGCGGCTCGCCCCGGGGGACGCCGAAATCTACTTCAACGAGCTGCAGGTCGGCGACCTGATCCACATCTACTGA
- a CDS encoding PepSY domain-containing protein — translation MISRHALAAGITVSAALFLGACTASDDTSTTETTAAEATAGATTAAPAETTTAAETTADRRDGGDPVFAAIDAVLAQHSDGIIIDIDREDDRDTYDIDVVVGAEVIELEVDADGTVREDEREDEDDDVAKAQAATVTAAEAIGEALDQHTDGFLDEAELDEDDGVLRWKVELDDADRNDLVELELPAN, via the coding sequence ATGATTTCCCGCCACGCCCTCGCCGCCGGCATCACCGTCAGCGCCGCCCTGTTCCTGGGTGCCTGTACCGCATCCGACGACACCTCGACGACAGAAACCACCGCCGCCGAGGCAACCGCTGGCGCCACCACCGCCGCACCTGCGGAGACGACGACCGCCGCCGAGACAACCGCCGACCGCCGGGACGGCGGCGACCCGGTCTTCGCCGCCATCGACGCGGTTCTCGCGCAGCACAGCGACGGCATCATCATCGACATCGACCGCGAGGACGACCGCGACACCTACGATATCGACGTCGTGGTGGGCGCAGAGGTCATCGAGCTCGAGGTCGACGCAGACGGCACCGTCCGCGAGGACGAGCGCGAGGACGAGGACGACGACGTCGCTAAGGCGCAGGCCGCCACCGTCACCGCCGCCGAAGCCATCGGCGAAGCCCTGGACCAGCACACGGACGGCTTCCTCGACGAGGCCGAGCTGGACGAGGACGACGGTGTCCTGCGCTGGAAGGTCGAGCTGGACGACGCCGACCGCAACGACCTGGTCGAGCTGGAACTGCCCGCCAACTGA
- a CDS encoding DUF6457 domain-containing protein — MNEKKNDPDLESAHVWLESVSTELGQDPAVIRALVEDLLDLTRDVAHGPSRPAAPLTAFLVGLASGRALEAGAGPEATVDETRETIERVLALLRKA; from the coding sequence ATGAACGAGAAGAAGAACGACCCGGATCTTGAGAGCGCCCACGTCTGGCTGGAGTCCGTCTCCACGGAGCTGGGGCAGGACCCGGCGGTGATCCGGGCGTTGGTCGAGGACCTGCTCGACCTCACCCGGGACGTGGCCCACGGGCCGTCCCGTCCGGCTGCACCCCTGACCGCTTTCCTGGTGGGCCTGGCCAGCGGCCGGGCGCTGGAGGCCGGTGCCGGGCCGGAAGCAACCGTCGATGAGACCCGGGAGACCATTGAACGGGTGCTCGCGCTGCTCAGAAAGGCCTAG
- a CDS encoding MarR family winged helix-turn-helix transcriptional regulator produces the protein MNSEHPEQKKAIDVAPPVSVDVASAERSSGPPTVMYGAEANDPDGRLLDRSGVSEADRRQITALMQAMGELRDAEERLSKASLEYMQLGKTDMRALHFLIVSGNTGHVVTASTLAAHLGITSASTTKLLDRLERDGHIRRRPHPSDRRSQSIHITEETHTAARETVGAQQARRFHAAARLTPAERDVVIRFLKDTAAELETGMDWAAAGEGEAEDQ, from the coding sequence ATGAATTCAGAGCACCCGGAGCAGAAGAAGGCAATCGACGTGGCGCCGCCCGTCAGCGTCGACGTTGCTTCGGCTGAGCGATCCTCTGGTCCGCCCACCGTCATGTACGGCGCTGAGGCGAATGACCCGGACGGCAGACTCCTCGACCGGAGCGGGGTGTCGGAAGCGGACAGGCGGCAGATCACCGCCCTCATGCAGGCGATGGGGGAGCTCCGTGACGCGGAGGAGCGCCTGTCGAAGGCGTCGTTGGAGTACATGCAGCTGGGCAAGACCGACATGCGCGCACTCCACTTCCTCATCGTCTCCGGGAACACCGGCCATGTGGTCACCGCCTCAACCCTGGCCGCCCACCTGGGGATAACCAGCGCCTCGACCACCAAGCTCCTCGACCGTCTGGAACGGGACGGCCACATCCGCCGGCGCCCGCACCCCAGCGACCGTCGTTCGCAGAGCATCCACATCACGGAGGAGACCCACACCGCCGCGAGGGAGACGGTCGGGGCTCAGCAGGCCCGGCGCTTCCATGCCGCCGCCCGCCTCACCCCGGCGGAACGGGACGTGGTCATCCGATTCCTGAAGGACACCGCCGCGGAACTCGAGACCGGGATGGACTGGGCCGCGGCAGGGGAGGGGGAAGCGGAAGATCAGTGA
- a CDS encoding FdhF/YdeP family oxidoreductase codes for MATHRPQGPQGPQVSAVNPVANEFDDPKITRRPKSAAGMPGVFHAMQHAVPARGLLPLLTMNKHGGVDCPGCAWPEPAQGDLGIVEFCENGAKAIAEETTPERAGVDFWALHSVQSLREKTDHWLGKQGRITTPLLYDRSTGDEHYRPVSWEEAYRIIADQLRRTEPEEAIWYTSGRASNEAAYMFGLLARRHGSNNLPDCGNMCHESTGVALTETIGLGKGSVTMNDFHTTDLLISVGQNPGTNHPRALTAFEKCKTNGGRILAINPIPETGLMAFSGPQSIKGALGMTEKLADEYLQVRLDGDRAFFQALNRELIRRDAIDHEFLDRFCSGVEETVAHLNSLDDAELLRGCGLTMEQVRKAADMVEESSSIIVTWTLGVTQHKNAVYTIREMVNFLLLTGNIGKPGAGTAPLRGHSNVQGNRTVGIWEKMPEYFLQALEDRFGFDVPREPGLDTVDALRAMWQGKTKFFMSLGGNLVRVGSDTTRLEKAMSNQELTVHLSTKPNGSHAWPGEKSLILPVKARTDEDVQASGRQQLTVENSVGVVSASVGKRRANKDLNLQSEPEIIGRIGHRTFGDDFWLPMVDDYSVVRDHIEATIRGFEDYNRRIGHPGGFALPNGPRERVFRTLTGRAQLTVNQTDVIDLPEGYLLLQTVRSHDQFNSTIYGLDDRYRGVKNGRRVVFVNPEDARERGLRDGDLVDIVSVFEGEERRAPTFRVVEYPSARDCATTYFPEANVLVPMDMVAEKSNTPVSKSVVVRLEPLGRRADDAAGAK; via the coding sequence ATGGCTACTCATCGTCCCCAGGGTCCCCAGGGTCCCCAGGTGTCCGCCGTCAACCCCGTCGCCAACGAATTCGACGACCCGAAGATCACCCGGCGGCCGAAGTCGGCCGCGGGGATGCCCGGGGTGTTCCACGCGATGCAGCACGCGGTGCCGGCCCGCGGCCTGCTGCCGCTGCTGACCATGAACAAACACGGCGGCGTCGATTGTCCGGGCTGCGCCTGGCCGGAGCCCGCCCAGGGCGACCTCGGCATCGTGGAGTTCTGCGAGAACGGGGCGAAAGCCATCGCGGAGGAGACCACCCCCGAGCGCGCGGGCGTCGACTTCTGGGCGCTCCATTCCGTCCAGAGCCTGCGGGAGAAGACCGACCATTGGCTGGGCAAACAGGGCAGGATCACCACTCCGCTGCTCTACGACCGCTCCACCGGCGACGAGCATTACCGCCCCGTCAGCTGGGAGGAGGCGTACCGCATCATCGCCGACCAGCTGCGGCGGACGGAGCCGGAGGAGGCGATCTGGTACACCTCGGGGCGGGCCTCCAACGAGGCGGCCTACATGTTCGGCCTGCTGGCCCGCCGCCACGGCAGCAACAACCTGCCTGACTGCGGCAACATGTGCCACGAGTCCACGGGCGTCGCCCTCACCGAAACCATCGGCCTGGGCAAAGGTTCCGTGACCATGAACGACTTCCACACCACGGACCTGTTGATCTCGGTGGGCCAGAACCCCGGCACCAACCACCCGCGCGCGTTGACCGCCTTCGAGAAGTGCAAGACCAACGGCGGACGGATCTTGGCGATCAACCCCATCCCGGAGACCGGCCTGATGGCGTTCTCCGGGCCGCAGTCCATCAAGGGCGCCCTCGGTATGACCGAGAAACTGGCGGACGAGTACCTGCAGGTCCGGCTCGACGGCGACCGGGCCTTCTTCCAGGCGTTGAACCGGGAGCTCATCCGCCGCGACGCCATCGACCACGAGTTCCTGGACAGGTTCTGCTCCGGGGTCGAGGAAACCGTCGCCCATCTCAACAGTCTTGATGATGCGGAGCTGTTACGCGGCTGCGGCCTGACGATGGAGCAGGTCCGGAAGGCCGCGGACATGGTCGAGGAGTCCAGCAGCATCATCGTCACCTGGACCCTGGGGGTGACACAGCACAAGAACGCCGTGTACACCATCCGGGAGATGGTCAACTTCCTGCTGCTCACGGGCAACATCGGTAAGCCGGGCGCCGGAACGGCCCCACTCCGCGGGCACTCCAACGTGCAGGGCAACCGCACGGTGGGCATCTGGGAGAAGATGCCGGAGTATTTCCTGCAGGCGCTGGAGGACCGGTTCGGTTTCGACGTCCCCCGCGAGCCCGGCCTGGACACGGTCGACGCGTTGCGCGCGATGTGGCAGGGGAAGACGAAGTTCTTCATGTCGCTCGGCGGCAACCTGGTGCGCGTGGGGTCGGACACGACCCGCCTGGAGAAGGCCATGAGCAACCAGGAGCTCACCGTCCACCTGTCCACCAAGCCCAACGGATCGCATGCGTGGCCGGGGGAGAAATCGCTGATCCTTCCGGTCAAGGCGCGCACCGACGAGGACGTCCAGGCCTCGGGCAGGCAGCAGCTGACGGTGGAGAACTCGGTCGGTGTGGTCTCCGCCTCCGTCGGGAAGCGGCGGGCCAATAAGGACCTCAACCTGCAGTCCGAGCCGGAGATCATCGGCCGGATCGGGCACCGCACGTTCGGGGATGATTTCTGGCTGCCCATGGTCGACGACTATTCCGTCGTCCGCGACCACATCGAGGCGACCATCCGGGGCTTCGAGGACTACAACCGGCGCATCGGGCACCCGGGCGGCTTCGCACTGCCGAACGGCCCCCGCGAACGCGTCTTCCGCACGCTGACCGGCAGAGCTCAGCTCACCGTGAACCAGACCGATGTCATCGACCTGCCCGAGGGATACCTGCTGCTGCAGACCGTGCGCTCCCACGACCAGTTCAACTCCACCATCTACGGCCTCGACGACCGTTACCGCGGGGTGAAGAACGGCCGGCGGGTGGTCTTCGTCAACCCGGAGGACGCCCGCGAGCGGGGCCTGCGGGACGGCGACCTGGTGGACATTGTGTCGGTCTTCGAGGGGGAGGAACGCCGGGCCCCCACCTTCCGGGTCGTGGAGTACCCCTCCGCGCGGGACTGCGCGACCACGTACTTCCCCGAGGCCAACGTCCTGGTGCCCATGGACATGGTCGCCGAGAAGTCGAACACCCCCGTCTCCAAGTCGGTGGTCGTGCGCCTGGAGCCCCTGGGCCGCCGGGCGGACGACGCCGCGGGGGCGAAGTAG
- a CDS encoding protein-L-isoaspartate O-methyltransferase family protein has product MHDPVRNAMARVNRADFLPSHARGEAYVDAPIAIGHGQTNSQPFTVAFMLTLLDVHSGHRVLDVGSGSGWTTALLAELGCDVVGVELVPELVDFGRVNLAAAGFGGVEIHQAVDDVFGLPDLGPYDRILVSAESDTIPQELIDQLRIGGRMVIPVAGTMLLVERLSEDESAVTRHGAFRFVPLLRSRG; this is encoded by the coding sequence ATGCACGACCCGGTCCGCAACGCAATGGCGCGGGTCAACCGCGCGGACTTCCTTCCCTCCCACGCGCGGGGTGAGGCCTACGTCGACGCTCCCATCGCGATCGGCCACGGCCAGACGAATTCCCAGCCCTTCACCGTGGCCTTCATGCTCACGCTTCTCGACGTCCACTCCGGGCACCGCGTCCTCGACGTGGGTTCCGGCTCCGGGTGGACCACGGCGCTGCTGGCGGAACTCGGCTGCGATGTGGTGGGTGTGGAACTCGTCCCGGAACTGGTGGACTTCGGCCGCGTCAATCTCGCGGCGGCCGGTTTCGGGGGCGTCGAGATCCACCAGGCCGTCGACGACGTCTTCGGGCTTCCGGACCTGGGCCCCTACGACCGGATCCTGGTGTCGGCGGAATCCGACACGATCCCACAGGAGCTGATCGACCAGCTGCGGATCGGTGGCCGCATGGTCATCCCCGTCGCGGGCACGATGCTCCTGGTGGAGCGGCTCTCCGAGGACGAGTCCGCAGTGACCCGGCACGGGGCTTTCCGTTTCGTCCCGCTACTGCGGTCGCGCGGTTAG